The following are encoded in a window of Vigna unguiculata cultivar IT97K-499-35 chromosome 8, ASM411807v1, whole genome shotgun sequence genomic DNA:
- the LOC114194810 gene encoding uncharacterized protein LOC114194810 produces MEGYRRCNNYGKEGHFWKDCPTLARAVTRPPIQTLHQHQQRNRGNRPQAIGRVYAMTGPEAVGSGNLVMGHCLIAGMKCCVLYDFGATHSFVSDTCVERLNMSMCDLQCELAVSTLTSGLVKTSSLYARCPVEVERRRYKVNMICLPIQELKVILGIDWLSANCILIDCREKKLLFPNSEEPELLSSHEVMKEL; encoded by the coding sequence ATGGAGGGCTATCGCAGGTGTAACAACtatggcaaggaaggccacttttgGAAAGACTGCCCCACTCTGGCTAGGGCAGTGACACGCCCTCCAATTCAGACTCTCCACCAGCATCAGCAGAGAAatagaggcaacaggcctcaggcgataGGCAGGGTTTATGCTATGACGGGACCAGAGGCTGTAGGATCAGGTAACCTAGTTATGGGTCATTGTTTAATAGCTGGGATGAAatgttgtgtgttgtatgattttggagcgacacactcctttgtgtcagatACATGTGTGGAACGTTTGAATATGTCGATGTGCGACCTGCAGTGcgagcttgcggtgtctactcTGACATCGGGTTTGGTCAAGACGTCGTCCTTATATGCTAGGTGTCCGGTGGAGGTAGAGAGACGTAGGTATAAAGTGAATATGATATGCTTACCTATACAAGAGCTGAAGGTGATCTTAGGGATAGATTGGTTGTCTGCTAATTGCATTCTTATAGACTGTCGAGAGAAGAAGTTGTTATTTCCCAACTCAGAGGAACCTGAGTTGTTATCATCTCACGAGGTTATGAAGGAGCTGTAG